A DNA window from Candidatus Eisenbacteria bacterium contains the following coding sequences:
- a CDS encoding B12-binding domain-containing radical SAM protein, whose amino-acid sequence MKVLLVSPRTPDTFWSFRHALPFIKKKAGHVPLGLLTVAAFLPREWKLKLVDLNVSHLSDADILWADYVMLSAMLVHRDSALDVASRCRDLGRPLIGGGPLFTTGCETFSEIPHRVLGEAEDLMGDLIRDMIAGCVRPVYEERKKPDLKNVPVPRYDLLDFKDYACMSVQFCRGCPFDCEFCDVVLLNGRVPRTKTADQVVRELE is encoded by the coding sequence ATGAAAGTCCTTCTCGTTTCCCCGAGAACCCCCGACACGTTCTGGAGCTTCCGGCACGCGTTGCCGTTCATCAAGAAGAAGGCCGGGCACGTTCCTCTCGGACTTCTCACCGTTGCCGCCTTTCTTCCGCGCGAGTGGAAGCTGAAGCTCGTCGATCTCAACGTTTCGCACCTCTCCGACGCGGACATTCTCTGGGCTGACTACGTGATGCTGAGCGCGATGCTCGTCCATCGCGATTCCGCGCTCGATGTCGCGAGCCGCTGTAGGGACCTCGGCCGCCCCTTGATCGGGGGAGGGCCGCTTTTCACGACGGGGTGCGAGACGTTTTCGGAAATCCCGCATCGGGTGCTCGGCGAGGCCGAGGATCTGATGGGCGACCTGATTCGGGACATGATCGCGGGATGCGTGCGCCCGGTCTACGAGGAGCGGAAGAAGCCGGATCTCAAGAACGTGCCGGTGCCGCGGTACGATCTTCTCGACTTCAAGGACTACGCGTGCATGTCGGTTCAGTTCTGCCGGGGCTGCCCCTTCGACTGCGAGTTCTGCGACGTGGTCCTCTTGAACGGACGCGTCCCGAGGACAAAGACCGCGGATCAGGTCGTTCGCGAGCTTGAGA
- a CDS encoding RNA-binding protein, which yields MKLYVGNLPFNATEEDIRALFEKHGTVRGVNLITDRDTGRPRGFGFVEMDDAEGNAAIRATDGAELGGRNLKVSEAQPRRDDRGGGGGGDRRRGRW from the coding sequence ATGAAGCTGTATGTAGGCAACCTGCCCTTCAACGCGACCGAGGAAGACATTCGCGCTCTTTTCGAGAAGCACGGAACGGTTCGCGGAGTCAACCTGATCACGGATCGGGACACCGGCCGTCCGCGCGGGTTCGGGTTCGTCGAGATGGATGACGCGGAAGGAAACGCCGCGATCCGAGCCACCGACGGCGCGGAGCTCGGCGGGAGAAACCTGAAGGTGAGCGAGGCGCAGCCTCGTCGGGACGACCGCGGCGGCGGCGGCGGCGGCGACCGCCGGCGGGGGCGCTGGTAA